The genome window CAACAGGAAGAGGAGTACTTCGCGAGGCTCGACTTCGAGCGACGGAGGAACGCCCTCAACGAGCGGGAAACCCGGGCGGCCGACGAAGAACGACAGCGCATCCTGGCTGTCGCCAGGGGACGGTGCCCGAAGTGCGCTGGCGAGATGGTCCCCGTCCTGTATCGGGGCGTCGAGCTGGACAAGTGCTCGCGCTGCCAGGGCGTGTGGCTGGACTTCGGCGAGCTCGCTCAGGTCGTAGCTGAGGACACCGGGTTCCTCGGGGGCGTCCGGAGGATCTTCAGTTGATGTTGCACTCCAGAAAGGCGGGAACCTCTCATGTTTTCTTTTGGATCCTCGTCTCCCGCGACACGAACCTGCTGGGGATGTTCCTGATCGGGTGCGCAGGCGCTGCCCTCGCGATCGTCGCTCAGCGCACTCTCTGGTACTCCAGCCGCCTCGGAACATGAGAGCGGATTAGGCAATGGCAAGGTGCGAGTCATGTGGAGCCGAACTTAAAGACGTCACGCAGCGGTTTTGTGGCGGCGACAGGTGTTGGCAAGTGTTCGTGAAACACCCGTCTTCGGATCTCCCCCGTTCCGCGCTGGCGCGGCTGCGCCCGCCAACCTGATACGTACGAGGAGGTGGGCATGAGGTGGCGAGTGGACTTCTACAACGAGAGGCGAGGAATCGTCGCCCGTTACTGGGTGGAGGCGCTATTACCAGCGGCGGCGGTCGCGTTGGGCGAGAAGGCGGTTCTCGCGGAGTATCCACCAGTTCGAGTGCGAAGGAGGCGACTGAGCCTGTTCGAGCGGGCCGAGCGTGTCGCCGCCGATGACGGCAGCGGGTGGATCCTCTACCGGATCATGAGGGACGACGGGCAAGG of Candidatus Methylomirabilota bacterium contains these proteins:
- a CDS encoding zf-TFIIB domain-containing protein encodes the protein MKPTQQEEEYFARLDFERRRNALNERETRAADEERQRILAVARGRCPKCAGEMVPVLYRGVELDKCSRCQGVWLDFGELAQVVAEDTGFLGGVRRIFS